In one Vigna radiata var. radiata cultivar VC1973A unplaced genomic scaffold, Vradiata_ver6 scaffold_111, whole genome shotgun sequence genomic region, the following are encoded:
- the LOC106754531 gene encoding uncharacterized protein LOC106754531: MAYSASDFQDAPSSFDTRLMSKIGKECLKGTIRTRRTVSSEPLLVDPEIEKTARRNNSDTRRRRAISQQGAPESLTSLNNQPIDLLDTSFVNEMDGTGPPPRRTIGDSIAYTSPRNFSSIVRPTMSDKLAEMKPALLQLISSNQFSGMDNEDPHAHLVTFYELCGSVGVMGKEEEALYMRLFPFSLNGKAKAWLQSQPNQSLTSWEDVEHKFLARLFPPSKSTEIKAAIATFVQGVDEPLCEAWERFKALLRKCPSHGFSLEMQVQTFCNRLQPHTVMILDASFGGSVLLKTADEAIAIIENMVSTDMQSQRGRTQVQKRGVYELNAQDAILAQNKLLAQQMELLTQSMPKLPQQLQAMQSQAQPHHQVMRCDFCGDNHPNGHCQVPSGSQYEEINYMGNQGRQNFFNNTFPNPSNQGWSQAQGASGSRNSYQPVHQYSSQNDRNTKLEETLQMFMQQSIQNQKNTDASIKNLEVQVGQLAKQLANQQSGQFSANTQANPKEECNVIFIRSGKEEKQLARFKQIFNQLEITMPLTEALQQIPAYAKYMKQFLSNKKKYLDAETIEVEGNCSAIMQKTLPPKFKDPENFTIPCTIGNHNIGKALIDLGASINLMPLSMLKKIGGLEAKPTRIMLQLADRSIKYPXGVVEDVVVNIDKLQFPVXFVVMEMEEDXEIPLILGRPFMKTTKVVIHMEEGILKLKDQDREKCLLHLTPSESKQMPPHREMSSEEYATVVAWLGDQPYSTGGGGASSYGAIADDDEQEETDDEEDVDEDANMTDYSTS, translated from the exons ATGGCTTATTCAGCAAGCGACTTCCAAGATGCACCTAGCAGTTTTGACACACGGCTCATGAGCAAAATTGGAAAGGAG TGTTTGAAGGGAACTATCCGAACAAGGAGAACTGTTTCATCTGAACCACTCCTTGTTGACCCTGAGATCGAGAAAACAGCTCGTAGAAACAACAGTGACACTAGGAGACGACGAGCTATTAGTCAACAAGGTGCCCCTGAATCTTTGACTTCTCTCAACAATCAACCTATTGATCTTCTGGATACTTCTTTTGTAAACGAGATGGATGGCACAGGACCACCTCCACGAAGAACCATAGGGGACTCCATTGCTTACACTAGCCCGAGAAATTTCTCAAGCATTGTGAGGCCCACTATGAGTGATAAACTTGCAGAAATGAAGCCAGCTCTACTCCAACTCATCAGTTCTAATCAATTCTCTGGCATGGATAATGAAGACCCTCATGCTCATTTGGTCACTTTCTATGAATTGTGTGGCTCTGTGGGTGTAATGGGGAAGGAGGAAGAAGCATTGTATATGAGACTCTTCCCATTTTCTCTGAATGGCAAAGCAAAGGCTTGGCTTCAATCACAGCCTAATCAAAGTTTGACTAGTTGGGAGGATGTGGAACACAAATTTCTTGCTCGCTTATTTCCACCATCTAAGAGCACAGAGATAAAGGCTGCGATTGCTACTTTTGTCCAAGGAGTAGATGAACCACTGTGTGAagcctgggaaagattcaaagcttTATTGAGGAAGTGTCCCAGTCATGGCTTTAGCTTGGAGATGCAAGTGCAAACCTTCTGCAACCGTTTGCAACCTCATACAGTGATGATACTTGATGCATCTTTTGGTGGGTCGGTTCTATTAAAAACTGCTGATGAAGCCATTGCTATTATTGAAAACATGGTTTCCACTGACATGCAGAGTCAACGTGGGAGGACTCAAGTTCAGAAAAGAGGAGTTTATGAACTTAATGCTCAGGATGCAATACTTGCACAAAACAAACTTCTGGCCCAACAGATGGAGCTCCTAACCCAAAGTATGCCCAAGTTACCTCAGCAGTTGCAAGCAATGCAAAGCCAAGCTCAACCACATCATCAAGTTATGAGATGTGATTTCTGTGGAGATAATCATCCTAATGGCCATTGTCAAGTTCCTAGTGGTTCCCAATATGAAGAAATCAACTACATGGGGAACCAAGGAAGACAAAATTTCTTCAACAACACCTTCCCTAATCCTTCCAATCAAGGGTGGAGTCAAGCACAAGGAGCTTCTGGTAGTAGAAATTCTTATCAACCTGTTCATCAATACTCATCTCAGAATGATAGGAATACAAAACTAGAAGAAACATTGCAGATGTTCATGCAACAGTCcatccaaaaccaaaagaatacTGATGCATCTATAAAGAATTTGGAAGTGCAAGTTGGTCAGTTGGCCAAGCAATTAGCAAATCAACAAAGTGGACAATTCTCTGCAAATACCCAAGCCAACCCCAAGGAAGAATGCAATGTCATATTCATTAGAAGTGGAAAAGAG gagaaacaaTTGGCTCGATTCAAGCAAATATTTAACCAACTTGAAATCACCATGCCCTTGACCGAAGCACTACAACAAATTCCCGCCTATGCAAAGTACATGAAGCAATTCCTTAGCAATAAAAAGAAGTATTTAGATGCGGAGACAATTGAAGTGGAGGGAAATTGTAGTGCCATCATGCAGAAGACTCTCCCTCCAAAATTTAAAGATCCGGAGAATTTCACCATCCCTTGCACCATTGGAAACCATAATATAGGGAAGGCTCTTATTGATTTAGGGGCTAGCATCAACCTGATGCCCCTTTCCATGCTtaaaaagattggtggtcttgaaGCCAAGCCAACACGAATTATGCTTCAATTGGCAGATAGGTCCATCAAATACCCTTNTGGTGTGGTAGAAGACGTGGTGGTGAACATTGATAAACTCCAATTCCCGGTGGANTTTGTagtgatggagatggaggaagatGNAGAGATACCGCTCAtccttggaagacctttcatgaagacaaCTAAGGTTGTCATTCATATGGAAGAGGGAATACTGAAATTAAAGGACCAAGATAGAGAG AAATGCCTTCTTCATCTGACTCCAAGTGAATCAAAACAAATGCCACCACACAGAGAGATGTCATCAGAGGAATATGCGACTGTTGTAGCATGGCTTGGGGACCAACCTTACTCTACCGGGGGAGGTGGAGCCAGCTCATATGGTGCAATAgctgatgatgatgagcaggaggaaactgatgatgaggaggatgttGATGAGGATGCAAATATGACTGATTATAGCACATCATGA